From Leptolyngbya sp. KIOST-1, one genomic window encodes:
- a CDS encoding GDSL-type esterase/lipase family protein encodes MLASYPTPTQGIVIKQPHPQKVLAMGDSLVYGFGDPEGGGWVERLRRRTMAPGREGAVFYNLGVRGDGVSQVRQRLDHEFRYRGELRNRLPDLLVLSVGVNDSARVGSTLGRNRTDFDNFEGQIHDLLTQARQLCPVLFVGMPPVNEQAMPFSEVLYYTHSDQWRYREATRLACTSHNIPYLDVLNLWLGRGEPWWLPLLSADGLHPNVAGYEALLYDILAWDAFQTAVDLPVARP; translated from the coding sequence ATGCTCGCTTCCTACCCTACCCCCACCCAAGGGATTGTTATCAAACAGCCCCACCCCCAAAAAGTGCTGGCGATGGGCGACAGCCTGGTGTACGGCTTTGGCGATCCCGAGGGGGGGGGCTGGGTTGAGCGCCTGCGCCGCCGCACCATGGCCCCAGGGCGAGAGGGAGCGGTATTTTACAACCTGGGTGTGCGGGGCGATGGGGTGAGCCAGGTACGCCAGCGCCTCGACCACGAGTTTCGCTACCGGGGTGAACTGCGCAACCGGCTGCCCGATTTGCTGGTGCTGTCGGTGGGGGTCAACGATTCGGCCCGTGTAGGCAGTACCCTGGGTCGCAACCGCACCGATTTTGACAACTTTGAGGGGCAAATCCACGACCTGCTGACCCAGGCGCGGCAGCTGTGCCCGGTGCTGTTTGTGGGCATGCCGCCGGTCAACGAACAGGCCATGCCCTTTTCAGAAGTGCTCTACTACACCCACAGCGACCAGTGGCGCTACCGCGAAGCCACCCGCCTGGCCTGCACCAGCCACAATATTCCCTACCTCGATGTGCTGAACCTGTGGCTGGGTCGGGGCGAACCCTGGTGGCTGCCGCTGCTCTCGGCCGATGGACTGCACCCCAACGTGGCGGGCTACGAGGCGCTGCTGTACGACATCCTCGCCTGGGATGCGTTTCAGACCGCCGTTGACCTGCCTGTTGCTCGTCCCTAG
- a CDS encoding DUF2252 domain-containing protein: MASPEFSFLASSVQQTVDEQRAAGRALRQTLKRSELGVFEPAPPRPDPVDILAAQAQTRVPELVPLRYERMLASPFAFLRGAAAVMMADIAAAPVTGLNVQACGDMHVSNFGVFASAERNLVFAINDFDETHPGPWEWDVKRLAASAVVAGRYLGSAGGGDTEHNRVLCQEAVRALVDAYARYLNTYSDLGYLDLWYVSITEEELLQKLPDSAEIYTQRMLAKARERNHLQVLDRMTDLVDDRHHIVESPPLVVRAETLGDRPAVEAAIRSLLDSYGASLSEDRRFLLSRYRLIDVARQVVGVGSVGTRCWVAYLEGKDASDPIFLQIKEAQPSVLAPYAEATCDFRLPDSHQGRRVVIGQRLIQGSPDIFLGWGKLGDVHYYVRQLRDMKGGFKLEPGKFKPVNLPAYCALCGWALALAHAKSGNAAMLTGYIGKGEALADALVAFAEAYADQTERDYDALVAAARQGRIPAAWEP; the protein is encoded by the coding sequence ATGGCATCTCCTGAGTTCTCGTTTTTGGCTTCCTCGGTGCAGCAGACTGTAGACGAGCAGCGGGCGGCGGGCAGAGCCCTGCGTCAGACCCTGAAACGCTCTGAGCTGGGGGTATTTGAGCCAGCCCCGCCCCGCCCTGACCCGGTTGACATCCTTGCGGCCCAGGCCCAAACCCGCGTCCCAGAACTGGTGCCCCTGCGCTACGAACGCATGCTGGCCTCGCCCTTTGCCTTTCTGCGCGGGGCGGCGGCAGTGATGATGGCCGATATAGCGGCGGCACCGGTTACAGGCCTTAACGTCCAGGCCTGCGGCGATATGCACGTGTCAAACTTTGGGGTGTTTGCCTCGGCGGAGCGCAACCTGGTATTTGCCATTAACGACTTCGACGAAACCCACCCCGGCCCCTGGGAGTGGGACGTGAAACGGTTGGCCGCCAGCGCTGTGGTGGCGGGGCGCTACCTGGGCAGCGCTGGGGGCGGCGATACAGAGCACAATCGCGTCCTCTGTCAGGAGGCCGTGCGCGCCCTGGTGGATGCCTACGCCCGCTACCTGAATACCTACTCCGACCTGGGCTACCTCGACCTGTGGTACGTCAGCATCACCGAGGAGGAACTGCTGCAAAAGCTCCCTGACAGCGCCGAAATCTATACCCAGCGCATGCTTGCCAAGGCACGAGAGCGCAACCACTTGCAGGTCCTCGATCGCATGACCGATCTGGTGGACGACCGCCACCACATTGTGGAGTCGCCACCGCTGGTGGTGCGGGCGGAAACCCTGGGCGATCGCCCAGCCGTGGAGGCGGCAATCCGTTCGTTGTTGGACAGCTACGGGGCATCGCTGAGCGAAGATCGCCGCTTTTTGCTGTCCCGCTACCGGCTCATCGATGTGGCCCGCCAGGTGGTGGGGGTGGGCAGCGTCGGCACCCGCTGCTGGGTGGCGTATCTGGAGGGCAAAGACGCCAGCGACCCCATATTTTTGCAGATCAAAGAGGCTCAACCCTCGGTGCTGGCGCCCTACGCTGAGGCAACCTGCGACTTTCGCCTGCCCGACAGCCACCAGGGGCGGCGGGTGGTGATCGGGCAGCGGCTGATTCAGGGGTCTCCCGACATTTTTTTGGGCTGGGGCAAGTTGGGGGACGTGCATTACTACGTGCGCCAACTGCGCGATATGAAGGGAGGCTTCAAGCTCGAGCCGGGCAAGTTTAAGCCAGTTAACCTGCCTGCCTACTGTGCCCTCTGCGGTTGGGCCCTGGCGCTGGCCCACGCCAAGTCGGGCAATGCGGCCATGCTGACGGGGTACATCGGCAAAGGGGAGGCCCTGGCTGATGCCCTGGTAGCCTTTGCAGAGGCCTATGCCGACCAAACCGAGCGCGATTACGATGCCCTGGTGGCCGCAGCCCGCCAAGGACGCATCCCGGCGGCGTGGGAGCCCTAG
- a CDS encoding AI-2E family transporter: MEYGAAQSPEPNPSSWLARWWDRLSPIAQSILVLLATPLVVLNVWAVSIIFGYFRSILVTVLIAGLLAFLLSYPMGRLETLGLKRGLAATLVLMLALVGFSGLAIIVLPFVIDQGQQLVVRLPDWFDSGKTQLMMLDGKLAEWGLPINFDGIITLTSDRLKREIQSIAGEALNLTINVAVFTANKLLDVVLTVVLTFYLLQHGEEVWGGLVGLLPRRLQQPFSETLRQSFRNYFLGQFIVASCFGTALTIIFGLLNVPFGSLFGLTVGLLALVPFGGTVGVIIVTLLVALRDIKIAIPMLISAVIVQQLVENGIAPRVLGSVTGLNPFWVFIAILSGARVGGLLGVIVAVPAAVIIKEALVALRNVPHASRELELAEGSQAGSPQPKAAALPQ, from the coding sequence ATGGAGTACGGTGCAGCACAAAGTCCAGAACCGAACCCCAGCAGCTGGCTGGCTCGCTGGTGGGACAGGCTCAGCCCCATCGCCCAGTCGATTCTAGTGCTGCTGGCGACTCCCCTGGTGGTGCTCAACGTGTGGGCCGTCTCCATCATTTTTGGCTACTTTCGCTCCATTCTGGTTACTGTGCTGATCGCCGGGCTGCTGGCATTTTTGCTCAGCTACCCCATGGGTCGGCTCGAAACCCTCGGGCTCAAGCGTGGCTTGGCCGCCACCCTGGTGCTGATGCTGGCTCTGGTGGGGTTTTCGGGGCTGGCCATCATTGTGCTGCCCTTTGTCATCGACCAGGGGCAACAGCTGGTGGTGCGCCTGCCCGACTGGTTTGACTCGGGCAAAACTCAGCTAATGATGCTCGACGGCAAGCTGGCCGAATGGGGCCTACCGATCAACTTTGACGGCATTATTACCCTCACCAGCGATCGCCTCAAGCGCGAAATCCAGTCCATTGCGGGGGAAGCTCTCAACCTGACTATCAACGTGGCGGTGTTTACCGCCAACAAGCTGCTCGATGTGGTGCTGACGGTAGTGCTGACCTTCTACCTGCTCCAGCACGGCGAAGAGGTGTGGGGCGGCCTGGTGGGCCTGCTGCCAAGACGGCTGCAGCAGCCCTTCTCAGAAACCCTGCGGCAGAGTTTTCGCAACTACTTTTTGGGGCAGTTCATCGTGGCCAGCTGCTTCGGCACCGCCCTCACCATCATCTTTGGGCTGCTGAACGTCCCCTTTGGATCGCTGTTTGGCCTCACCGTGGGTCTGCTGGCCCTGGTACCCTTTGGCGGCACCGTTGGAGTGATCATCGTCACCCTGCTGGTGGCCCTGCGCGACATCAAAATTGCCATTCCGATGCTGATTTCGGCGGTGATAGTGCAGCAGCTGGTGGAAAATGGCATCGCCCCCCGCGTACTGGGCAGCGTCACCGGGCTAAATCCCTTTTGGGTGTTTATTGCCATCCTGTCGGGAGCCAGAGTGGGTGGGCTGCTGGGGGTGATCGTGGCGGTTCCCGCGGCGGTCATCATCAAAGAGGCGCTGGTGGCGCTGCGTAACGTGCCCCATGCCTCTCGAGAGCTTGAGCTGGCCGAAGGCTCTCAGGCGGGATCCCCCCAGCCCAAAGCTGCCGCCCTACCCCAGTAG